A stretch of Henckelia pumila isolate YLH828 chromosome 4, ASM3356847v2, whole genome shotgun sequence DNA encodes these proteins:
- the LOC140865561 gene encoding heat shock cognate 70 kDa protein-like yields MAGENEGPAIGIDLGTTYSCVAVWQKDRAVIIPNEQGNRITSSYVSFTETERLVGDAAMDIVALNPANTVFDTKRLIGRRFSDPLVQSDKKLWPFKVICGANDKPMISVNYKGEEKLFAAEQISSMVLAKMKEIAEAFLGCNVKNAVITVPAYFNDSQRRATKDAGTLSGLNVLRIIAEPTAAAIAYGLDKMSSGSEEKNVLIFDLGGGTFDVSLLTMVKSTSKVKSTAGDTHLGGEDFDNRVVNYLVQAFETRHKKDIRDNPRALRRLWTAWERAKRNLSFMAQTNIGMDCLYQGIDFEYKLTREKFEELNLELFEKCIGHVEKCLKDGKMDKKSVHDVVLVGGSTRIPKVQQLLQDFFNGKQLCKSIHPDEAVAYGAAVQAAILTGQDNHEIRDLIWWDVTPLSLGISVNENEMRVVVPKNTTIPTKKEDAAFTNPDHKTGITFMVYEGERPRASDNIQLGEFVLSGIPSALRGVLKFNVCFEIDANGILTVSAEDKTSGKTNSITISNVKGMLSSKDEIERMLEEAERFELEDSEHKKSFNARKALEKYVYGTRNIVVTKVQAGNLEDEIKKAIKWLEEHRDGESEVFENKTKELKSFWDPILKNF; encoded by the exons ATGGCCGGAGAAAACGAAGGACCGGCGATCGGAATAGACTTGGGCACCACTTATTCATGCGTAGCCGTGTGGCAAAAGGATCGTGCTGTGATCATACCCAATGAGCAGGGAAACCGCATCACGTCATCTTATGTATCATTCACTGAAACCGAACGTCTGGTCGGCGATGCTGCCATGGATATTGTCGCGTTGAACCCCGCTAACACCGTTTTTG ATACTAAGAGATTGATCGGTCGTAGATTTAGTGACCCTTTGGTCCAAAGTGATAAGAAACTCTGGCCATTTAAAGTCATTTGTGGCGCAAATGATAAGCCCATGATTTCGGTTAACTACAAAGGGGAAGAGAAACTATTTGCTGCCGAACAGATTTCTTCAATGGTTCTCGCCAAAATGAAGGAGATTGCAGAAGCCTTTCTTGGATGTAATGTTAAAAATGCAGTTATTACTGTACCCGCCTACTTCAATGATTCCCAGAGAAGAGCAACCAAGGATGCTGGAACGCTTTCTGGGCTCAATGTCTTGCGTATCATTGCTGAACCAACCGCTGCGGCCATCGCCTATGGACTTGACAAAATGTCTAGTGGCTCGGAAGAAAAGAATGTCCTTATTTTCGACCTTGGTGGTGGAACTTTTGATGTTTCTCTTCTAACGATGGTGAAAAGCACCTCTAAGGTTAAGTCAACCGCGGGTGACACCCACCTTGGAGGAGAAGATTTTGACAATAGAGTGGTTAACTATTTGGTTCAAGCGTTCGAGACAAGGCACAAAAAGGACATAAGAGACAACCCCCGAGCATTGAGAAGGTTGTGGACAGCTTGGGAGAGGGCAAAGAGGAATTTATCCTTCATGGCACAAACAAATATTGGAATGGATTGTTTGTACCAAGGAATTGATTTCGAATACAAACTAACCCGCGAAAAATTTGAGGAGCTCAACCTGGAACTGTTTGAGAAATGCATTGGCCATGTGGAGAAGTGTTTGAAGGATGGTAAGATGGACAAGAAAAGCGTCCATGATGTGGTTCTTGTCGGTGGATCCACTAGAATTCCAAAGGTTCAACAGTTGCTTCAAGATTTTTTCAATGGTAAACAGTTGTGTAAAAGCATTCATCCTGATGAGGCCGTTGCCTACGGTGCTGCAGTTCAAGCTGCGATTTTGACTGGCCAAGATAATCACGAGATTCGTGATTTAATCTGGTGGGATGTCACCCCTCTCTCTCTCGGCATATCTGTTAATGAAAATGAAATGAGGGTAGTAGTCCCTAAAAATACGACAATCCCTACTAAGAAAGAAGACGCCGCGTTCACCAATCCTGATCACAAAACTGGGATCACCTTCATGGTGTATGAAGGCGAAAGGCCCAGAGCAAGCGACAACATTCAGTTGGGCGAATTTGTATTGTCTGGCATTCCATCTGCTCTTAGGGGCGTCCTTAAATTTAATGTTTGCTTCGAAATCGATGCCAATGGCATCTTAACTGTGTCTGCTGAAGATAAAACGAGTGGTAAGACGAACAGCATCACAATCAGCAATGTTAAAGGCATGTTGTCCAGTAAGGATGAGATTGAGAGAATGTTGGAGGAAGCAGAGAGATTCGAATTAGAAGATTCGGAGCATAAAAAGTCATTCAATGCAAGGAAAGCTTTGGAAAAATATGTGTATGGCACTAGAAATATTGTTGTGACCAAAGTACAAGCCGGAAACTTAGAAGACGAGATCAAGAAAGCTATCAAGTGGTTGGAAGAACACAGAGATGGAGAGTCAGAAGTGTTCGAGAACAAAACAAAGGAGTTGAAGAGCTTTTGGGATCCCATTCTTAAAAACTTTTAG